The Candidatus Methylomirabilota bacterium genome has a window encoding:
- a CDS encoding CBS domain-containing protein: MDERSKRSQTGTVSAGAHRAGFTQDHRVSDIVREVMSPCPRALKPDATVLEAAEVMRRDDIGDVLVMADAGRVLVGILTDRDIVVRALAEGRDPAQTRVEDVCSRQVVTVGPEDSVGHAVRVMREKAIRRIPVADGSQVVGILTLGDIAVERDSRTALADVSAAPPNT, encoded by the coding sequence ATGGACGAGCGATCCAAGCGGAGTCAGACGGGCACCGTATCCGCCGGCGCACATCGAGCGGGATTCACCCAGGACCATCGCGTCAGCGACATCGTCCGGGAAGTCATGAGCCCCTGCCCGCGGGCGTTGAAGCCCGACGCGACGGTACTGGAGGCGGCGGAGGTGATGCGGCGCGATGACATCGGCGACGTGCTGGTGATGGCGGACGCCGGCCGCGTATTGGTGGGGATCCTGACAGACCGCGACATCGTGGTGCGCGCGCTGGCCGAAGGCCGGGATCCGGCCCAGACGCGAGTCGAGGACGTGTGCAGCCGCCAGGTCGTCACGGTCGGACCTGAGGACAGCGTGGGTCACGCGGTGCGCGTCATGCGCGAGAAGGCGATCCGCCGCATCCCGGTGGCCGACGGCAGCCAGGTGGTGGGCATACTCACACTCGGCGACATCGCAGTAGAGCGCGATTCACGCACTGCCCTGGCCGACGTCTCTGCGGCGCCCCCCAATACATGA
- a CDS encoding GNAT family N-acetyltransferase, translated as MRPDLTLRLPTQEEEEEVLRAHRATSPDVPSFLHYYEEGMPFRRYLELLAEQERGVNLPSPDHVPATFLFALVGSRIVGRVSIRHSLNDFLHRLGGHIGYVVVPEFRRRGYATEILRQSLHIAREKCGARRILVTCDDDNIGSIRTIEKNGGILENVVHGPDLDKPKRRYWIDLT; from the coding sequence ATGCGACCAGATCTGACGCTGAGACTGCCGACGCAAGAGGAGGAGGAAGAAGTCCTCCGGGCTCATCGGGCCACTTCCCCCGACGTTCCGTCCTTCCTCCATTACTACGAGGAGGGCATGCCCTTTCGTCGCTATCTCGAGCTCCTCGCCGAGCAGGAGCGGGGCGTGAACCTCCCGTCGCCGGACCATGTTCCGGCGACGTTTCTGTTTGCGTTGGTCGGCAGCCGAATAGTGGGGCGCGTCTCGATCCGGCACTCACTCAATGACTTTCTCCATCGTCTCGGCGGGCACATCGGCTACGTCGTGGTCCCCGAGTTTCGAAGACGTGGCTATGCCACCGAGATTCTCCGCCAGTCGCTGCACATCGCTCGCGAGAAGTGCGGTGCTCGGCGCATTCTCGTGACGTGCGACGACGACAACATCGGATCGATCAGAACGATCGAGAAGAACGGCGGCATTCTCGAGAACGTCGTCCACGGCCCGGATCTCGACAAGCCAAAACGCCGCTACTGGATCGACCTGACGTAG
- a CDS encoding SgcJ/EcaC family oxidoreductase gives MSRADIAAVNRSFEEATRKSDIDRMALLYTQDAMALPPDGPVVKGRENIKHMWASTISQMGLREMRLDTIDLEIAGDAASEVGEATLSFEAEPGKRQTAVVKFVVVWKKVDGQWRLHRDIWNAQGA, from the coding sequence ATGAGTCGAGCCGATATCGCCGCAGTGAATCGAAGCTTCGAGGAAGCCACCCGCAAGAGCGACATCGATCGCATGGCGTTGCTGTACACCCAGGATGCCATGGCTCTCCCGCCGGACGGGCCGGTGGTCAAGGGACGCGAGAACATCAAGCACATGTGGGCCTCTACGATCAGCCAGATGGGGCTCAGGGAGATGAGGCTCGATACGATCGACCTCGAGATTGCAGGCGACGCAGCCTCCGAGGTCGGCGAGGCGACACTGAGCTTCGAGGCCGAGCCGGGGAAAAGACAGACAGCAGTTGTGAAGTTCGTCGTGGTGTGGAAGAAGGTTGATGGGCAGTGGCGGTTGCATCGTGACATCTGGAACGCACAGGGAGCATAG
- a CDS encoding aldolase/citrate lyase family protein: MRPNKLRQLLKADKPTLSTHIHTTWPSVVEAIGHTGLYDYVEFVGEYGPFDLHDLDNLARASDIYNISMQLKVDQEPRGFLAQRAIGSGFHSILFADCRSAADVQECVRIVRAETPEDKGTYGVATRRFTYMGYGGTKEYVQALRDIVVAIMIEKPGTVDTLEEVLKVQGIDMVQWGGSDYSMGMGRPGERYSPELRVVERRVFETAIKMGVPPRAEIATADQAKYFLDMGVRHFSVGTDITILHQWWKSQGEDLRKALGH, translated from the coding sequence ATGAGACCCAACAAGCTGCGCCAGCTCCTGAAGGCCGACAAGCCCACGCTGTCCACCCACATCCACACCACCTGGCCGTCCGTGGTGGAAGCTATCGGGCACACGGGACTCTACGACTACGTCGAGTTCGTGGGCGAGTACGGCCCCTTCGACCTCCACGACCTCGACAACCTCGCCCGGGCCAGCGACATCTACAACATCTCGATGCAGCTCAAGGTCGACCAGGAGCCGCGGGGCTTCCTCGCCCAGCGCGCGATCGGCTCCGGCTTCCACAGCATCCTGTTCGCCGACTGTCGCTCCGCCGCCGACGTGCAGGAGTGCGTGCGCATCGTGCGCGCGGAAACGCCGGAGGACAAGGGCACCTACGGGGTGGCCACCCGCCGGTTCACCTACATGGGTTACGGCGGGACCAAGGAATACGTCCAGGCCCTGCGCGACATCGTGGTGGCCATCATGATCGAGAAGCCGGGTACGGTCGACACGCTCGAGGAGGTCCTGAAGGTCCAAGGCATCGACATGGTGCAGTGGGGCGGCTCCGACTACTCGATGGGCATGGGACGGCCGGGCGAGCGCTACTCCCCGGAGCTACGCGTGGTCGAGCGCCGCGTGTTCGAGACCGCTATCAAGATGGGCGTGCCGCCCCGCGCCGAGATCGCCACCGCCGATCAGGCCAAGTACTTCCTCGACATGGGCGTCCGGCACTTCTCGGTCGGCACCGACATCACGATCCTGCACCAGTGGTGGAAGTCCCAGGGCGAGGACCTGCGCAAGGCCCTCGGCCACTGA